One region of Ananas comosus cultivar F153 linkage group 9, ASM154086v1, whole genome shotgun sequence genomic DNA includes:
- the LOC109715545 gene encoding actin-depolymerizing factor 11-like, which yields MAFLRSYSNASSGMGVAEDCKETFLELQRKKTHRYVIFKIEEKRKEVIVEKTGGAAESFDDFMASLPENDCRYAIYDFDFVTEENCQKSKIFFIAWSPSVSRIRAKMLYATTKDRFKREIDGFHYDIQATDPSELDIEVLRDRAH from the exons ATGGCTTTTCTCCGATCGTAT TCAAATGCGTCCTCTGGCATGGGTGTTGCCGAGGACTGCAAGGAGACATTCCTTGAGCTTCAGAGGAAGAAGACGCACCGCTATGTAATATTCAAGATCGAGGAGAAGCGAAAGGAGGTTATTGTGGAGAAGACTGGAGGTGCTGCTGAAAGCTTTGATGATTTTATGGCCTCTCTTCCTGAGAATGATTGCCGATACGCCATCTATGATTTCGACTTTGTTACCGAGGAGAACTGTCAGAAAAGCAAGATATTTTTCATTGCCTG GTCCCCTTCTGTGTCCCGAATCCGTGCTAAGATGCTCTACGCCACGACCAAGGACCGGTTCAAGCGCGAGATCGATGGGTTCCACTACGACATTCAAGCCACCGACCCCTCGGAGCTGGACATCGAGGTTCTTCGAGACCGTGCACATTGA
- the LOC109715584 gene encoding nucleolar complex protein 2 homolog encodes MAKKLGKKARKFAKKNLQSVLKRRRKLKSTFKRRAPPRRVGQGDGSQEDEKMKAEQNIEENAEAVSLGGSASVDYLENLFGGDDEDLDEDVSESDGYLSEDPDCPYISESERENDSSEESGQKDLTRKNKEIVLELVEQKKKLDSLIEKEPDFSSFLEKCRHDMEISRREELYSDEEDDTSFPDGVGDTDNKVLTSPTIDVWCWLVKEEPNGPALRNLLSGFQFACRYGIDSDEVMAGRIQSREVFSKILMFLLCEADGIFRRMLGISDSLSKVNLLKVKNKPEWKTASPLIKSYLRSSLYLLNQVTDNQILNFVLSQLRASVVFFSAFPSIARRLIKISVHLWATGDQSLSSSSFLIIHDIASQSPSDYVDMCLTKTYKSFIASSKFVDDTNLKHIDFLVNSLVELYSLEIEKSYERALTSLQQLASILRQAYKTKKKEELRKIHNWQYINCLKLWVKFITCNFRDNDFQQLIVCLIQVITAVAHLFHGPRYLPLRLKCVQMLNELSLSCGVFIPIASLLFDSLDYRELSSMNEASGIRMNFPSLLKVPKQLLKSQEFQTECILSVVELLSAHFGQWSYHISFPELATIPLILLKRFYAKTSIEGLRRPVKRLIDQVEQNRDFIQRKRDEVSFSPNDQQSVESFLQFEKSGSNASFTQYYASILQSSRARNTVGLK; translated from the exons ATGGCGAAGAAGCTGGGGAAGAAGGCGAGGAAGTTCGCGAAGAAGAACCTCCAATCCGTGCTCAAGCGGAGGCGCAAGCTCAAATCCACGTTCAAGAGAAGAGCACCTCCTCGTAGAG TGGGTCAGGGGGATGGATCTCAGGAAGATGAGAAGATGAAAGCGGAACAGAACATAGAAGA AAATGCTGAAGCTGTATCTTTAGGTGGATCTGCATCTGTTGACTATCTTGAGAACTTGTTTGGTGGAGATGATGAAGATTTGGATGAAGATGTCTCAGAAAGTGATGGCTATCTGTCAGAG GATCCTGATTGCCCTTATATCTctgagagcgagagagagaatgaTTCTTCCG AGGAGAGTGGTCAGAAAGATTTAACAAGAAAAAACAAGGAAATTGTCTTGGAGCTTgtggaacaaaagaaaaagttggacAGTTTGATAGAAAAG GAACCGGACTTCTCAAGCTTTTTGGAAAAATGCCGACATGACATGGAAATTTCCCGGAGAGAAGAACTT TATtcagatgaagaagatgatacAAGTTTTCCAGATGGAGTAGGAGACACTGATAATAAGGTCCTCACAAGCCCGACCATAGATGTTTGGTGTTGGTTAGTTAAGGAAGAGCCAAATGGGCCAGCACTTCGTAATCTACTTAGCGGGTTTCAATTTGCATGTCGTTATGGCATTGACTCTGATGAAGTTATGGCTGGAAGAATTCAAAGTAGAGAAGTGTTCTCTAAGATATTGATGTTTCTTCTTTGTGAGGCAGATGGCATTTTCCGCAGAATGTTGGGAATTTCAGATTCTTTGAGCAAAGTAAATCTtctaaaagtgaaaaataaaccAGAGTGGAAGACTGCAAGTCCGCTAATCAAGTCTTACTTAAGAAGTTCACTGTATCTTCTAAATCAAGTAACCGACAACCAGATACTTAATTTTGTCTTATCTCAACTGAGGGCTTCAGTTGTGTTCTTTTCTGCTTTCCCGTCAATAGCAAGGAGGCTCATCAAG ATTTCAGTTCATCTGTGGGCCACTGGTGATCAGagtctctcttcttcctcttttcttatCATACACGATATTGCCTCCCAGTCACCCTCTGACTATGTTGATATGTGCTTGACAAAAACATACAAGTCTTTTATTGCATCATCCAAGTTTGTAGATGATACAAACTTGAAGCACATAGATTTTCTTGTCAACTCGCTAGTTGAACTATATTCCCTGGAAATTGAGAAATCATATGAAAGGGCACTTACTTCTTTGCAGCAGCTTGCTAGTATATTGAGACAGGCttacaaaacaaagaaaaag GAAGAACTCAGGAAGATACACAATTGGCAGTACATTAACTGCCTTAAACTGTGGGTTAAGTTTATCACGTGCAACTTCAGGGATAATGATTTCCAGCAATTAATAGTCTGTCTTATCCAAGTCATAACTGCAGTGGCTCACTTATTTCATGGCCCACGTTACTTACCTTTGAGACTTAAATGCGTGCAAATGCTCAATGAGCTCTCTCTTTCTTGTGGAGTTTTCATTCCTATTGCATCGTTGCTGTTCGACTCCCTAGATTATCGAGAACTCAGCAGTATGAATGAAGCTAGTGGAATAAGGATGAACTTTCCATCTTTGTTGAAG GTTCCAAAGCAGTTGTTAAAATCTCAAGAATTCCAAACGGAGTGCATTCTTTCAGTGGTTGAGCTTCTATCTGCACATTTTGGCCAGTGGAGTTATCATATTTCATTTCCTGAACTTGCTACTATTCCACTCATTCTCTTAAAAAGATTCTATGCAAAAACAAGCATCGAAGGTCTCCGTCGTCCTGTTAAGCGGTTAATAGACCAG